In Balneolales bacterium ANBcel1, the following proteins share a genomic window:
- a CDS encoding glycoside hydrolase family 97 protein: MNSGFRISATLWIMLMIIVSGCQPRESTHSVTSPRGINTVHFNLDADGVPFYSVERKGVSVIEPSRMGFELAEGGSLSGNFRIQSVEYDSFDETWEQVWGEKRHVRNHYEEMTVRLAEEAPEGRELTVVFRTFDDGVGFRYEFPEQPNLDTLIIMDELTEFDLTGDHESWYVDAYQWNRFEYLFENTPLSQADTVHTPLTMRTADSLYISFHEAALVDFTTMTLERVDGYTLKANLMPWSDGVRVRGSAPMVTPWRTIQLADRPGDLITSYLILNLNEPNKIEDTSWIEPGKYVGIWWEMHLDKSTWGRGPNLGATTENAMRYIDFAAEHDIDHVLVEGWNPGWDGDWYDSGVVFDFTESIPEFDLEGVAQYALDRGTRLMGHHENSATVLHYESQMEEGFALYESLGVRAVKTGYVGHGREIMRYDEHGNEQFEWHHGQFMVDHHQRVVELAASHKISLNVHEGVKDTGLRRTWPNLMTREVAVGQEYNAWGEWGGNPPDYVVTLPFTRSLSGPFDYTPGIFELHFDEYRPDNRVKHTLAKELALYVTIFSPLQMAADLPQNYEANPEPFQFIKDVPVDWHDTKILHADIGRYVTIVRRDRNSDDWYLGSITDEQPRVLNADLSFLDSGRRYVAEIYRDGAAADWEENPYDIVIEEIEVDNNTMLPLELAPGGGQAIRFRALD, encoded by the coding sequence TCAGCCACTCTTTGGATTATGCTTATGATAATCGTTTCGGGATGCCAGCCGCGGGAGAGCACCCATTCCGTTACTTCACCAAGGGGCATAAATACGGTTCATTTTAATCTGGACGCCGATGGAGTGCCGTTTTATTCCGTTGAGCGAAAAGGAGTGAGCGTGATCGAGCCATCACGGATGGGCTTTGAGCTTGCCGAGGGCGGCAGTTTGTCGGGCAACTTCCGGATACAGTCCGTTGAATACGATTCGTTTGATGAAACCTGGGAACAGGTTTGGGGTGAAAAACGACATGTGCGCAATCATTATGAGGAGATGACGGTCCGCCTGGCTGAAGAGGCTCCCGAGGGAAGGGAGCTGACAGTGGTATTCCGGACCTTTGACGACGGTGTCGGATTTCGTTACGAGTTTCCGGAACAGCCAAACCTGGATACCCTGATTATCATGGATGAATTGACGGAGTTTGACTTGACCGGCGACCATGAGTCCTGGTATGTCGATGCCTACCAATGGAACCGTTTTGAATACCTGTTTGAAAACACACCGCTTTCACAGGCCGATACCGTGCACACTCCACTGACCATGCGCACGGCCGACAGCCTTTATATCAGTTTCCACGAGGCGGCTCTGGTGGATTTCACTACCATGACACTGGAGCGGGTGGACGGTTACACCCTCAAAGCAAACCTGATGCCCTGGTCGGACGGCGTTCGGGTCCGTGGATCCGCACCCATGGTAACCCCCTGGCGGACGATCCAGCTGGCCGACCGCCCCGGTGATCTCATCACCTCCTACCTGATTCTCAACCTGAATGAACCGAACAAAATTGAGGACACCTCCTGGATTGAACCGGGAAAATATGTTGGCATCTGGTGGGAGATGCATCTGGATAAATCCACCTGGGGCCGCGGACCAAATCTGGGGGCAACTACCGAAAATGCGATGCGCTATATCGATTTTGCCGCCGAACATGACATTGACCATGTGCTGGTGGAAGGATGGAACCCTGGCTGGGATGGCGACTGGTACGACAGCGGCGTAGTGTTTGATTTTACCGAGTCTATTCCCGAGTTCGATCTCGAAGGTGTGGCGCAGTACGCTCTGGACAGGGGAACCCGCCTGATGGGGCACCACGAAAATTCCGCCACCGTGCTGCATTATGAGTCACAGATGGAAGAGGGCTTTGCCCTTTATGAATCCCTCGGGGTGCGTGCCGTTAAAACCGGCTATGTCGGTCACGGCCGCGAAATTATGCGTTATGATGAACACGGGAACGAGCAGTTCGAATGGCATCACGGGCAGTTTATGGTCGACCATCACCAGAGAGTCGTGGAGCTGGCCGCATCCCACAAGATTTCCCTGAATGTTCATGAAGGAGTCAAGGATACGGGTTTACGACGCACCTGGCCAAATCTTATGACGCGGGAGGTGGCTGTGGGTCAGGAGTATAACGCATGGGGTGAGTGGGGCGGCAATCCACCCGATTATGTAGTGACGCTCCCGTTTACGCGCTCTTTGTCCGGGCCCTTTGACTACACTCCGGGAATCTTTGAACTGCATTTTGATGAATACAGGCCCGATAACCGCGTCAAACATACTCTTGCAAAAGAGCTGGCGCTCTATGTCACAATCTTCAGTCCGCTTCAAATGGCCGCTGATCTGCCGCAAAACTATGAGGCAAATCCGGAACCTTTTCAGTTTATTAAGGATGTGCCGGTAGACTGGCATGACACGAAAATACTGCACGCCGACATCGGACGGTATGTGACTATAGTCAGGCGCGATCGTAACAGTGATGACTGGTATCTGGGCAGTATTACAGACGAACAGCCCAGAGTCCTGAACGCAGACCTCTCTTTTCTGGATAGCGGACGCCGTTATGTGGCCGAAATCTACCGGGACGGCGCTGCGGCTGACTGGGAAGAGAATCCCTATGATATTGTCATCGAAGAGATCGAGGTGGACAATAACACCATGCTGCCTCTGGAACTGGCCCCCGGCGGAGGGCAGGCTATCCGCTTCCGGGCGCTGGATTGA